The following DNA comes from Gloeocapsopsis sp. IPPAS B-1203.
GAAAGTGCTCTAGCATACCTGCAATGAAGCCTGTAGACATGTCTATACAGGCATCTGTAATTGCTATGGGCTCAACTCCTTTGGTTTTAAGGTGATCTTTGATCTGCCCAATAGTATCTGCATCTTTGCCAGGAGTCACATGAATGACACGTCTTGAGGCTAGATCTGCTGCTACCGTCACATAATCGTGACCTTTTCTTACTGAGGTCTCATCAATGCCTAGCTGCGTAACCGAACTCTGATCATCTGAATGAT
Coding sequences within:
- a CDS encoding transposase — protein: HSDDQSSVTQLGIDETSVRKGHDYVTVAADLASRRVIHVTPGKDADTIGQIKDHLKTKGVEPIAITDACIDMSTGFIAGMLEHF